The following coding sequences are from one Seonamhaeicola sp. ML3 window:
- a CDS encoding heavy-metal-associated domain-containing protein has product MKKVILSVVIIAAIGLVSCKSDLKQKTETTTEVSHEMAMTNLSFGVRGNCGMCKKTIEKAANSVDGVAKATWDVDKKKIDVTFDDSKTDAMAIHKAIAASGYDTEKVASSEEAYSGLPGCCQYDHEMAMNQ; this is encoded by the coding sequence ATGAAAAAAGTAATTTTAAGTGTAGTAATAATTGCAGCTATTGGTTTAGTAAGCTGCAAAAGTGATTTAAAACAGAAAACAGAAACAACTACCGAAGTTTCTCATGAAATGGCGATGACAAATTTGTCCTTTGGTGTTAGAGGAAATTGTGGTATGTGCAAAAAGACTATTGAAAAAGCAGCCAATAGTGTTGACGGTGTTGCAAAAGCAACTTGGGATGTAGATAAGAAGAAAATTGATGTAACTTTTGATGATTCTAAAACTGATGCTATGGCAATTCATAAAGCAATAGCAGCTTCAGGTTACGATACGGAAAAAGTAGCGAGTAGTGAAGAAGCCTATAGCGGTTTACCAGGTTGTTGCCAGTATGACCATGAAATGGCTATGAACCAATAA
- a CDS encoding DUF6660 family protein has protein sequence MRFITIILSLTMLFLSIQPCSDGQNLEDHHQGEISVNHNHQEDSDDSCPVTCICNCCGIAITYEPLDSYDFILQLMISTELISSYQFHYRLDVHPKIWQPPQVIS, from the coding sequence ATGAGATTCATAACAATCATACTGTCACTTACAATGCTTTTTTTGTCTATACAACCTTGTTCAGATGGTCAAAATTTAGAAGACCATCATCAAGGCGAAATTAGCGTTAATCACAATCATCAAGAAGATAGTGATGATTCTTGCCCTGTAACCTGTATATGTAATTGTTGTGGTATAGCAATAACCTATGAGCCTTTGGATTCTTATGACTTTATCCTTCAATTAATGATTTCAACAGAATTGATTTCCTCATACCAATTTCATTACAGATTAGATGTTCATCCCAAGATTTGGCAACCGCCACAAGTAATTAGCTAA
- a CDS encoding TonB-dependent receptor: protein MNKYILSIKLILILCLSLKAQTSDIQIKVITEAEDEPLMGATVYFETLEKGAVTNFEGIAEFTEVTNGQHHVIISFLGFETLETTIQVPSKTELLFKLKEGGNELDEVVLQSTRSTRTVKKIPTRIEFIGTEELGEKAIMNPTNISMVLRESTGIQMQQTSLSSGSTNIRIQGLDGRYTQLLRDGFPLYGGFSSGLSILQIPPLDLKQFEIIKGSSSTLYGGGAIAGLVNMVSKTPDEEPALDIMLTQTQALGSTANIFYSKRNEKFGVSLYGSGHYQKAYDPEDDGFSNLPKTTSISFNPKLFYYPSEKTIVWFGLNGTYDDRVGGDITKIESGEEGIHQYTEENNSKRLSSQFVYQTQLDSISSLQFKNSISFFDRNVTVPDFNFDGKQTNTFTEITYNKASVKTDWIVGANLYTSNFDENDNASLQRDQKDVTFGVFANNIYDISDNWILETGLRADYNNDFGFFPLPRISLLYKNNSGFSSRIGGGLGYKIPDIFTEEAEYINFENVLAIDKSTAGAERSYGINFDLNYQTHLSDEIGFSLNQLFYVTAINDALLLNSTNNGLFQFENAPDEIFSKGAETNIKFTYKDFRWFLNYALIDTKLNYLAGNPQKPLTAKHNGGSVLMYESDKWRIGYETYYTGEQFLSNGTKTTDFVTMGLLLMRNFKLGSVFMNFENFTDRRQSRFSPLVLPPYENPIFPEIYAPTDGFIFSVGLIIKPFGNEDHD from the coding sequence ATGAATAAATACATATTGAGCATAAAGCTCATTTTAATACTTTGCCTATCACTAAAGGCACAAACATCGGATATACAAATAAAAGTCATTACAGAGGCTGAAGACGAGCCTTTAATGGGTGCTACGGTTTATTTTGAAACATTAGAAAAAGGAGCAGTAACCAATTTTGAAGGTATTGCAGAATTTACAGAAGTAACAAATGGTCAGCACCATGTAATAATTTCATTTTTAGGCTTTGAAACGTTAGAAACGACAATTCAAGTTCCAAGCAAAACAGAATTATTATTTAAACTTAAAGAAGGTGGCAACGAATTGGATGAAGTTGTACTTCAATCTACTCGCAGTACAAGAACAGTAAAAAAGATACCTACTCGAATTGAGTTTATTGGAACAGAAGAATTAGGCGAAAAAGCAATAATGAACCCTACTAATATTTCTATGGTATTACGTGAAAGTACGGGAATACAAATGCAACAAACTTCTTTAAGTAGTGGTAGTACTAATATTCGTATTCAGGGTTTAGATGGAAGATATACACAATTATTGCGAGATGGATTTCCACTTTATGGTGGCTTTTCAAGTGGATTAAGCATATTACAAATCCCACCTTTAGACCTTAAACAGTTTGAAATAATAAAAGGTAGTTCATCAACACTATATGGCGGTGGTGCTATTGCAGGTTTAGTAAATATGGTGTCTAAAACACCCGATGAAGAACCAGCATTAGATATTATGCTTACACAAACCCAAGCATTAGGAAGTACAGCTAATATCTTTTACAGTAAACGAAATGAAAAGTTTGGTGTTTCACTTTACGGTTCGGGTCACTATCAAAAGGCGTATGACCCAGAAGATGATGGCTTTAGTAATCTACCAAAAACAACATCAATTTCTTTCAATCCTAAATTGTTTTACTATCCATCGGAGAAAACTATAGTTTGGTTCGGACTTAATGGAACGTATGATGATAGAGTTGGTGGAGATATTACTAAAATTGAAAGTGGCGAAGAAGGGATTCATCAATATACAGAAGAAAACAATTCAAAACGTTTAAGTAGTCAATTTGTATATCAAACGCAGTTAGATTCTATTAGTTCATTGCAGTTTAAAAATAGTATCTCGTTTTTTGACAGAAACGTAACAGTTCCTGATTTCAATTTTGATGGCAAGCAAACTAATACCTTTACTGAAATTACATATAATAAAGCATCAGTAAAAACCGATTGGATAGTTGGAGCTAATCTATATACCTCAAATTTTGATGAAAATGATAATGCATCACTACAACGTGACCAAAAAGATGTAACCTTTGGAGTATTTGCAAATAACATCTACGATATTTCAGATAATTGGATATTAGAAACAGGGTTAAGAGCAGATTATAATAACGATTTCGGATTCTTCCCATTACCAAGAATTTCATTATTATATAAAAATAATAGTGGATTTTCAAGTAGAATTGGTGGTGGTTTAGGGTATAAAATTCCAGACATTTTTACAGAGGAAGCAGAATATATCAACTTTGAAAATGTTCTTGCTATAGATAAATCTACAGCAGGTGCAGAACGTTCTTATGGTATTAATTTCGATTTAAATTACCAAACACATTTATCTGATGAGATAGGGTTCTCTTTAAATCAACTTTTTTATGTAACTGCAATAAATGATGCACTACTTCTAAATTCAACTAATAATGGTTTGTTTCAATTTGAAAATGCACCTGATGAAATCTTTAGTAAAGGAGCAGAAACTAATATCAAATTTACTTATAAGGACTTTAGATGGTTTTTAAACTATGCGCTTATTGATACCAAACTAAATTATTTAGCTGGTAATCCACAAAAACCATTAACTGCAAAACATAATGGGGGTAGTGTATTAATGTATGAATCTGATAAGTGGCGAATAGGCTATGAAACCTATTACACAGGAGAACAATTCTTGTCAAATGGTACAAAAACAACAGATTTTGTTACTATGGGTTTATTATTAATGCGTAATTTTAAATTGGGTAGTGTGTTTATGAATTTTGAAAACTTTACAGATAGAAGACAAAGTAGATTTTCGCCATTGGTTCTACCACCGTATGAAAACCCTATATTTCCAGAGATTTATGCGCCTACAGATGGTTTTATTTTTAGTGTAGGTCTTATTATTAAACCTTTTGGTAACGAAGACCACGATTAA
- a CDS encoding Fur family transcriptional regulator: protein METIEQLLESKDIRVTAMRLLIYKFLAEKKVAVTLSDIENAFGKADRTTLYRTIKTFEEKVIVHQIDDGTGITKYALCEQGCSCDIKTDLHLHFHCNNCNETICLTDHKIPQIKVPDGFISENVNLVVKGICDKCSG from the coding sequence ATGGAAACAATAGAACAATTATTAGAGTCAAAAGATATTCGTGTTACAGCAATGCGTTTGTTGATTTACAAGTTTCTTGCAGAAAAAAAGGTAGCAGTAACTCTGAGTGATATTGAAAATGCTTTTGGAAAGGCAGATAGAACGACACTTTATAGAACTATTAAAACCTTTGAGGAAAAAGTAATAGTACATCAAATAGATGATGGTACAGGTATTACCAAATATGCATTATGCGAACAAGGTTGTAGTTGTGATATAAAAACCGATTTACACTTACATTTTCATTGTAACAATTGCAATGAAACCATTTGCTTAACAGACCATAAAATACCTCAAATAAAAGTACCTGATGGCTTTATTTCGGAAAATGTAAACTTGGTTGTAAAAGGAATATGTGATAAGTGTAGTGGGTAA
- a CDS encoding DUF3703 domain-containing protein, with protein MTFNTKIPKHLKKAYNEELKQYSLCLENKQYSNAWYHLERSHIIGQSYPIEHTYSHWLMLKFGLRQKDIKEVFGQIIRLIAGGWKSFINHVPLGNTGGANVPPLMRMPIPSDIKSLM; from the coding sequence ATGACGTTTAATACTAAAATACCTAAACATCTTAAAAAGGCTTATAACGAAGAATTAAAACAATACAGTTTATGTTTAGAAAATAAACAGTATAGTAATGCTTGGTATCATTTAGAGCGCAGTCATATAATAGGGCAATCTTACCCTATAGAACATACCTATTCACATTGGCTAATGCTAAAATTTGGATTGAGACAAAAAGATATTAAAGAAGTATTCGGTCAAATTATAAGGTTAATTGCTGGTGGTTGGAAATCATTTATAAATCACGTTCCTCTTGGAAATACTGGTGGTGCAAATGTACCACCATTAATGCGTATGCCTATTCCAAGTGATATTAAATCATTGATGTAA
- the merTP gene encoding mercuric transport protein MerTP → MKNKLAVTSILTAITASLCCITPILALIVGTSGVASTFSWIEPFRPYLIGLTILVILFAWYQKLKPQKEIDCECETDEKPKFMQSKTFLGIVTVFAIVTLAFPYYSGIFYPNTEKQIIVVDKSDIKTTEFKISGMTCASCEENVNHEVNKLNGIVNSKASYENGNAIVEFDKTKTNETEIEKAINSTGYKVTDKK, encoded by the coding sequence ATGAAAAATAAATTAGCGGTTACAAGTATCCTAACAGCAATCACAGCTTCATTGTGTTGTATCACACCTATTTTGGCATTAATTGTAGGAACAAGTGGTGTAGCTTCAACATTTTCTTGGATTGAACCGTTTAGACCATACTTAATAGGGCTAACCATATTAGTCATTCTCTTTGCTTGGTATCAAAAACTAAAACCTCAAAAAGAAATTGACTGCGAATGTGAGACAGACGAAAAGCCAAAGTTTATGCAATCAAAAACTTTTTTAGGGATTGTAACTGTATTTGCAATTGTAACATTGGCTTTCCCATATTATTCAGGAATTTTCTACCCAAACACAGAAAAGCAAATAATCGTAGTTGACAAATCAGACATTAAAACGACTGAATTTAAAATAAGTGGAATGACTTGTGCGAGTTGCGAAGAAAACGTAAATCACGAAGTAAATAAGCTCAACGGAATTGTAAACTCAAAAGCGTCTTACGAAAATGGAAATGCAATCGTAGAATTTGACAAAACCAAAACCAACGAAACAGAAATCGAGAAAGCAATTAACTCAACAGGTTATAAAGTAACCGACAAAAAATAA
- a CDS encoding GDCCVxC domain-containing (seleno)protein, producing MEIQLKSEITCPNCGYKKIEEMPTNACQFFYECKNCKSVLKPNEGDCCVYCSYGTVSCPPIQQNKECC from the coding sequence ATGGAAATTCAATTAAAATCAGAAATTACTTGTCCTAATTGCGGATATAAAAAAATTGAAGAAATGCCAACAAACGCTTGTCAGTTTTTCTACGAATGCAAGAATTGTAAATCGGTTTTGAAACCAAATGAAGGAGATTGTTGTGTGTATTGCTCTTACGGTACAGTTTCTTGCCCACCAATTCAACAAAACAAGGAATGTTGTTAA
- a CDS encoding NACHT domain-containing NTPase — MKNDGKNFEKLTKEFFSYLFNKLGYIVHKERIQFNGTQDGFDVQFIISENLIEKSIYIECKDYSTDLKFGAIYAKAHDLESNYTLKKNDLAIFISPRANFGNNRNAEKSEPILDKFPFTIRLLEQSNGVENLFALNKNIYKEIYKHECSLKINENEEIEKFKSIILSRGNFRKVIVSEEDKEKFISNAKKCSNYIPRNLIKEKKAKKSHRYLYHEEDDSDNLISIVKDNISNSKNDGLALLGNPGLGKSVELAELAQYFWKNREETNTIPFYRVINSFTVDSKISDFLPKDWDKIPNLLIILDGLDEISYINEFKAKLQNFISNNKDEFKNIYFVLSCRTNIYENIVKGIPKFECFFLDSISYQSAINHLQSAFKFPRKVILGLHVNEDQREFLENPFYLNLFGEYYSENSSLPKNKTDLIEKYVDKRLEEDRVRKFQNKEYDKSIIFSACKKTALTIEAMQSRVIEDSELTMLIPNHKAELINSCFIEKVYNADKWQFEHKNLQEYFVSKALMKLPFDEIISFISLNSDNNKTHPSWLNSISYLINDLESTDETYINLTEWLKKYDSEVLFKSDSDRISKDIRSDVFQDYFIKRCKVNTLWIRTNDSETIKIAKFGDDVKNIDFLISEINDTTNHRRTRISAFDLLTHMNLREKEEEIKSLILNYLDDSNDDFDLDAKSDLLRFVKRLEYHLDEEFFTKLLSKIQENDYHRIFTSILECFQKELFLNEKSVDPNKHISFIKNIAQKISGNKKRKHKEDRNIASNERQNLKNVLLQFRDIDSFLFALDFLLVRKDNYHLNESEITESIQRLSTMYSKEANILDKVVNFIYRGIEKRLYLFDFEKDFSEFFKITNTQHEAFLKFYVVRNKIGMRFMSHIATDKCIVFLAEEYKKSNIKDIAVLHFRNNLSWRNFELAIEFQSLILKDTNYDFKGDILEQKKRSEWQQFHEVKESLNFDLLFSKNKLIELVKVLFTNLQSEKTSWESLHEFEKIYWESLELQKSIPQLVINIVHETLRHSNSKYVTCDDVLKLVNRELYLIKKIKEEIHSKRNNRLNKPIEITKEQYDFINNWCQESIKSINLESESLLDKEECDFLWYFRNLLNLKYPDEILLELLEVDGTMNFNGQHHGIGYICKILDKSTVDDRIIRNIEKGITVEQIRKNHFIYAIDNRLRKAYPKIEDYLLDNNQNHYFRKEILKKYYQINPSVDLLKKIANKNMQVEITGDIVWSIFDILIENNQSDFIIDKILYYYNANDEHLKELITIKYLIKSNYEKAFLYFNNWIKEQKIYTRRTKNSLRTEDFPKHNNPKSIPYIIELIKTYYENNEFKFDEYSNPIRFIVESINAIAQNNSPDVCKQLIEELEKCRKPLDKNEHDLYYLNQVLLDLKDIHIKLESKPMSFPSIASKMDKYQYYFS, encoded by the coding sequence ATGAAAAATGATGGTAAAAATTTTGAAAAATTAACCAAAGAGTTCTTCTCTTACTTATTCAACAAGTTAGGCTATATAGTTCATAAAGAGCGTATCCAATTTAATGGGACACAAGATGGCTTTGATGTTCAATTTATTATCAGTGAAAATTTAATTGAAAAATCAATTTATATTGAATGTAAGGACTATTCAACAGATTTAAAGTTTGGGGCAATTTACGCCAAAGCTCATGACTTAGAATCAAATTATACGCTCAAAAAAAACGATTTGGCAATATTTATCAGTCCAAGAGCCAATTTTGGAAATAATAGAAATGCTGAAAAGTCCGAACCAATATTAGATAAATTTCCATTTACAATAAGGCTTTTGGAACAGTCAAATGGAGTAGAAAACTTATTCGCTCTAAATAAAAACATCTACAAAGAAATTTACAAACATGAATGTAGTCTCAAAATAAATGAGAATGAGGAAATTGAAAAGTTTAAAAGCATCATTCTTTCAAGAGGAAATTTTAGGAAAGTCATAGTTAGCGAAGAGGATAAAGAAAAATTTATTTCGAACGCCAAAAAATGTTCAAATTATATTCCACGAAATCTAATTAAGGAAAAAAAAGCTAAGAAGTCTCATAGATATTTATATCATGAAGAAGATGATTCAGATAATCTAATCTCAATAGTTAAGGACAATATTTCAAACTCAAAAAATGATGGGTTAGCATTGTTAGGCAATCCAGGTTTAGGTAAATCTGTAGAATTAGCTGAACTGGCACAATATTTTTGGAAGAATAGAGAAGAAACGAATACCATTCCTTTTTACAGAGTAATAAACAGTTTTACAGTTGATAGTAAAATAAGTGATTTTCTTCCAAAAGATTGGGATAAGATACCTAACCTTTTGATTATTTTGGATGGCTTGGATGAAATATCCTATATAAATGAGTTTAAGGCTAAACTCCAAAACTTCATTTCTAATAACAAAGATGAATTTAAGAATATTTATTTTGTTCTTAGTTGTAGAACCAACATTTATGAAAATATTGTAAAAGGAATACCAAAATTTGAATGCTTTTTTCTTGACAGTATAAGCTATCAAAGCGCAATAAATCATTTACAGTCAGCATTCAAATTTCCACGTAAAGTAATTTTAGGCTTACATGTTAATGAAGACCAAAGAGAGTTTTTAGAAAACCCTTTTTATTTAAACCTTTTCGGAGAATACTATTCGGAAAACTCCAGTTTACCAAAAAACAAAACTGACCTAATTGAAAAATACGTTGATAAAAGATTAGAGGAAGATAGAGTTAGAAAATTTCAGAATAAAGAATATGACAAGTCTATAATATTTTCTGCATGTAAAAAAACTGCATTAACCATAGAGGCAATGCAATCAAGAGTGATTGAAGATTCCGAACTAACAATGTTAATTCCAAATCATAAGGCAGAACTAATCAATTCTTGTTTTATTGAAAAAGTTTACAACGCAGATAAATGGCAATTTGAGCATAAAAACCTTCAAGAGTATTTTGTCTCAAAAGCCTTGATGAAGCTTCCATTTGATGAAATTATTAGCTTTATTAGTCTTAATTCTGATAATAATAAAACACACCCTTCATGGTTAAATTCAATATCCTATTTGATTAATGATTTAGAATCAACTGATGAAACTTATATAAATTTAACGGAATGGCTTAAAAAATACGATTCAGAAGTTCTATTTAAATCTGATTCAGACAGAATATCTAAAGATATAAGATCAGATGTTTTTCAAGATTATTTTATTAAAAGGTGTAAGGTTAACACTTTGTGGATAAGGACTAATGATAGTGAAACAATAAAAATTGCCAAGTTTGGAGACGACGTTAAAAATATCGATTTTTTAATCTCTGAAATAAATGACACAACAAATCATAGAAGAACAAGAATATCAGCTTTTGATTTATTGACTCACATGAATTTAAGAGAAAAAGAAGAAGAGATAAAGTCATTAATATTAAATTATTTGGACGATTCTAATGATGATTTCGATTTAGATGCTAAATCAGATTTATTAAGGTTTGTAAAACGATTAGAATATCATTTAGATGAAGAGTTTTTCACAAAGCTATTATCTAAGATTCAAGAAAATGATTATCATAGAATTTTCACTTCCATATTAGAATGTTTTCAAAAAGAATTGTTCTTAAACGAAAAATCTGTTGACCCTAACAAGCACATAAGTTTCATAAAAAATATAGCTCAAAAAATATCTGGAAATAAAAAAAGAAAGCATAAAGAAGATAGGAACATAGCATCTAATGAAAGACAAAATTTAAAGAATGTTCTTTTACAGTTTAGAGATATTGACTCATTTTTATTTGCTTTAGATTTCCTATTAGTTAGAAAAGATAATTATCATCTTAACGAAAGCGAAATCACAGAATCTATTCAAAGGCTTTCTACTATGTATTCTAAAGAAGCTAATATTTTAGATAAGGTTGTGAATTTTATTTACAGAGGCATTGAAAAAAGGTTATATCTTTTTGATTTTGAAAAAGATTTTTCTGAGTTTTTCAAAATCACAAATACTCAACATGAAGCCTTTTTAAAATTCTATGTTGTTAGAAATAAGATTGGAATGCGGTTTATGTCGCACATAGCTACTGATAAGTGTATTGTATTTTTAGCGGAAGAATACAAGAAAAGTAACATTAAAGATATAGCTGTACTGCATTTCAGAAATAACTTGAGTTGGCGAAATTTCGAATTAGCAATAGAATTTCAAAGTCTTATTTTGAAGGATACAAACTATGATTTTAAAGGAGATATTTTAGAACAAAAAAAGAGAAGTGAATGGCAGCAATTTCATGAGGTTAAAGAAAGTTTAAATTTTGATTTATTATTTAGTAAAAACAAATTAATAGAATTAGTAAAAGTTTTATTCACTAATCTACAATCAGAAAAAACAAGTTGGGAGAGTCTTCATGAATTTGAGAAAATATATTGGGAGAGTCTTGAATTACAAAAGTCCATTCCACAATTAGTCATTAATATTGTTCATGAGACATTACGTCATTCTAATTCCAAATATGTTACTTGTGATGATGTTCTTAAATTAGTCAACCGCGAATTATACCTAATAAAGAAAATTAAAGAAGAAATACATTCTAAGCGTAACAACAGACTAAACAAGCCCATAGAGATTACAAAAGAGCAATATGATTTTATCAATAACTGGTGCCAAGAATCGATTAAATCTATAAATCTTGAATCAGAATCTTTATTAGATAAAGAGGAATGTGATTTTCTTTGGTATTTTAGAAATCTACTTAATTTAAAGTATCCTGATGAAATCCTTTTAGAATTATTGGAGGTTGATGGTACAATGAATTTTAACGGACAGCATCATGGTATTGGCTATATATGTAAAATATTAGATAAATCTACAGTTGATGACAGGATAATTCGAAACATTGAAAAAGGCATTACTGTTGAGCAAATAAGAAAAAATCACTTTATCTATGCTATTGATAACCGTTTAAGAAAGGCTTATCCTAAAATAGAAGACTACTTATTAGATAACAATCAAAACCATTACTTTAGAAAAGAAATCTTAAAGAAATATTATCAAATTAACCCTTCTGTAGATTTACTTAAAAAAATTGCAAACAAAAATATGCAAGTAGAGATTACAGGTGATATAGTATGGTCAATTTTCGATATTCTAATTGAAAATAACCAAAGTGATTTCATTATTGATAAAATACTGTATTACTATAATGCAAATGATGAACACTTAAAAGAATTAATCACTATTAAATACCTTATTAAATCTAATTATGAAAAGGCATTCCTATATTTTAATAATTGGATTAAAGAGCAAAAGATATATACACGAAGAACTAAAAATAGTTTACGTACAGAGGACTTTCCTAAGCATAACAACCCAAAATCAATCCCATATATCATTGAATTAATTAAAACTTATTATGAAAATAATGAGTTTAAATTTGATGAGTATAGCAACCCAATAAGGTTTATTGTTGAATCAATTAATGCTATTGCTCAAAATAATTCTCCAGATGTGTGTAAACAACTTATTGAAGAGTTAGAAAAATGTAGAAAACCTCTTGACAAAAATGAACATGACCTATATTATCTTAATCAAGTCTTACTGGATTTAAAAGACATACATATAAAACTTGAATCTAAACCAATGTCCTTTCCTTCTATTGCAAGTAAAATGGATAAGTATCAATACTATTTTTCATAA
- a CDS encoding helix-turn-helix domain-containing protein produces MTSFRLIMSLTKEEKSYIKKLGKRIVAIREEKGIKQKELSDLLDMDDGSLRRIESGRTNPTTTTLLSLSKALNVDVSELFQFK; encoded by the coding sequence GTGACATCATTCAGGTTGATAATGTCACTTACAAAAGAAGAAAAAAGTTATATAAAAAAGTTAGGTAAGCGTATCGTAGCAATTCGTGAAGAAAAAGGAATCAAACAAAAAGAACTTTCAGATTTGCTTGATATGGACGATGGCTCTTTAAGAAGAATAGAATCAGGAAGAACTAACCCAACTACCACTACGCTTTTAAGCCTTTCTAAAGCTCTCAATGTTGATGTTTCTGAACTATTCCAATTTAAATAA
- a CDS encoding antirestriction protein ArdA: MTNVQIYVGTYAKYNNGSIYGKWFKLKDYSDYLELQKAIKEYHKDEEDPEFMIQDYECSEIIESLGLISECHISKEIYEIIEEIEDCCYEEEIVEAYIHCFGGANNIQEILDNVNESYCGEFLSDVQFTELLLEEMGDLKPELPSYIHIDWERTASDIMMDYANHNNHYFRLM, from the coding sequence ATGACAAATGTACAAATTTATGTTGGTACTTATGCCAAGTACAACAATGGAAGCATTTACGGAAAATGGTTCAAATTAAAAGATTATTCTGATTATCTGGAACTGCAAAAAGCAATTAAAGAATATCATAAGGACGAGGAAGACCCAGAGTTTATGATTCAAGATTACGAATGTTCTGAAATAATAGAAAGTTTAGGGTTAATTAGTGAGTGCCATATTTCTAAAGAAATATATGAAATCATTGAAGAAATTGAAGATTGTTGTTATGAAGAAGAAATAGTTGAAGCTTATATTCATTGCTTTGGAGGCGCAAATAATATTCAAGAAATTTTAGATAATGTTAATGAATCTTATTGTGGAGAGTTTTTAAGCGATGTTCAATTCACAGAGCTTCTTTTAGAAGAAATGGGGGATTTGAAACCTGAATTACCTTCTTATATTCATATAGATTGGGAAAGAACAGCTTCGGATATTATGATGGACTATGCTAATCATAATAACCATTATTTTAGATTAATGTAA
- a CDS encoding recombinase family protein: MKTRYIRVSTGNQKTERQLVKKHPNEVLYIDVISGAIPFRERPKGKEILKEIEKGNIDYISVHSIDRLGRSLYDILSTLEILNKNKITLKVDNLGIESLVDNKPNHAFKLIISVMANIAEMERESLLERQREGIAIAKAKGVYKGRIKGSAESDKQVLHKYKNVVKQLKNGQSLRNTAKLCDVSLGTVQKVKSIMKNQSIIT; this comes from the coding sequence ATGAAAACAAGATACATAAGAGTAAGTACTGGAAATCAAAAAACGGAAAGGCAACTTGTGAAAAAGCATCCAAACGAAGTTTTATACATTGATGTTATTAGTGGAGCTATACCGTTTAGAGAAAGACCTAAAGGAAAAGAAATATTAAAAGAAATTGAAAAAGGCAATATTGATTACATTTCTGTACATAGTATTGATAGGCTCGGTAGGAGCTTATATGATATACTTTCTACTTTAGAAATATTAAATAAAAATAAAATTACACTCAAAGTAGATAATTTAGGCATAGAAAGTTTAGTTGACAATAAACCTAACCATGCATTTAAATTAATTATTTCTGTTATGGCTAACATTGCAGAAATGGAAAGAGAATCTCTCTTGGAAAGGCAAAGAGAAGGTATCGCTATTGCTAAAGCTAAAGGTGTTTATAAAGGTAGAATAAAAGGATCTGCCGAATCTGACAAACAAGTACTACACAAGTATAAAAACGTTGTTAAACAGCTTAAAAATGGGCAGTCTTTGAGAAATACAGCGAAGCTATGCGACGTTTCCTTAGGAACAGTACAAAAGGTAAAGTCTATTATGAAAAATCAAAGTATAATAACTTAA